In Lycium ferocissimum isolate CSIRO_LF1 chromosome 7, AGI_CSIRO_Lferr_CH_V1, whole genome shotgun sequence, the sequence GAGAGAATTGTCAAGCTTCAGATCTGAGTGTAAATATTTTAAGCACATCGTACTTCTTTTACACTAATTAGTAGAGTACTAATTACAAACGAATAATGTATTCGGGTATATGTATAAAAGATAATCTTTTGCATCAGATCACCCTCTATTATTAATGAACACTGAGAATTCATATGCTgacttctcaaaaaaaaaaaaaaaaaatcatataactaagaagcataaaatcaactcataatCCAAATGGTGGAAAATGGCTTAGAATATTTCAATAGAGATTATGAAAATACATTAGGTAATAACCAATAATTTATCCACCCCAATAAGTAGCTATAactcaaaacaaaaaagaatccAATTCTCTACAGTGTACACAGTTTATTCAAGAATGGAACTGATAAATAAGCTCCAAGGACCTCAATTTAGTCCCATGAGGATCAAATTCCAGGACAGGGAAGTCATTCTCGTAGCTCTGTCTCTGCTCAGCCGCAGCTGACCCCGGGGAAAGAGGTCTTTTGGGTCTCTTGTTCCGAATGAAACAATCCCGCAACTTCTCCTCAACTCTGTCAACACTACTCTTGGAATTCTGCTCAGTTCCattcacatcatcatcatcatcatcttcttgcATAGGCTCACCGCCTACAGCAGAGGAGACAGAATTCTCAAGAACCGGAGACGGTGTAGGGAGGAGATGAGGTTGTTGGGGTGGTGGATGATGGTGGTGGGATTGGGATAGGAAGAGGGAGAGATGGTGGTGAGCAGAATGAAGAGAAGAGTAAATTTGGAGGAGTTGGGAAGAATCAGAAGTGGTAGGGAGTTGTTTAGCCATTAGGGTTGCTTGGTCAAGTGCTTGTATCAGCTCACCTATGCCTCCTCTTTCAGGCACTATCTCCATCTCCATTTTCTTTTCGAAAGTACACAATCTTGTTACTCGTGCGTCTCTCTGTCTCTGCGCTTTCTAGGGGTGTGAATTCCTTTGCCTTTTTTGTACTTGTGTTAAGTTGATGGATACATCTTATACCTTGGCTCCTTTACCCTCACTTACTACTATCTCCTATTCCTTTTACTATTTGCTCTGTATAATATTaattacggaaaagggccaaatatacccttataCTATAGGAAAAGAGCCAGATATACCCCTTGTTATACTTTAAGTTCAAATATACTCTTATTGTTATATTTTAGATTCAAATATATCCTGTCATTATACTTTGACACACATATACCCCTCATTTTAACGGAAGAACACGTGTCATCATTCTATTGAcctattttaaattaatccctgattaattaaaattcaaCCATTAAAACATCCATACCCATATCCGAAAAATTCAAGACAAGCttcaataaacttcttcaatGGCTGCTTCTTTCACTGAAGAAGAAGCAGTGAAATATTTCTCGGTGGAAGATGCAATTCTTAGTGGATATATttaggtaaaaataaaaataagttgcTATCTGTTAAGAGTGTTACAGAGGATTTGATTAACATTTCTTTATGGGGTGTCCTTTATTGCCAATTATTAAAGGGAGTCCGAGCAGGGATATCGTTTTGATGAATTTCTTGAAAGCCAAGAATTATGGCCTGTACGATTCGTTCAAGATGTTGCGAAAAACGTTGAGATGGAGGAGGGAGTTTAGAGTCTTCGAAATTGTTGATAAGAAATTTAGTCCTTAGCTTGGGAATTTGTGGTATACAGATAATGGGAAGGACAAGGAAGGTGGGATTTTGTGTTATAATGTGTTTaggaatatcaagaataaagAATTGGAAATTTGGGGCACGCATAATCACCATCATGAAGAACAGCCATTGAAGAAGCTCATTGAAGCttgtcttcaattttttggatATGGGTATGGGTCTTTTAATTGGAGggggtccggaaccaaaatgtccaaaaaaaaaaatattttcaaccaaaatacttcaacaaaaaaaatgttacgaaaatacttttagcgcagtaatttactgcgctaaataGTTAATGGAGACGGTTCCATTAActactatagcgcagtaaattactgcgctatagtgttcgtcttttttttttttccggctcttttggttaacccttctttcgttacactttttaacgtactttgactatagattaatcatgcttcgagaccccgaaacttcaatattttatatagaaccctacttatttttgtgcgattaataaggtaggatcaacacatcaaggatacacaaaagttcggatggccgttttagaggttgaaaagtgctcgagcGCCATTTTCGTTTCAAggctcggtgacattagcttgaagttctttacgaatacttaaacttgttcattaataattaatcaaaagttagtcaaaatggcgacattcatacaaaaaaaaaaaaaaacttaattaaattgcatcatcataaccttgagtagatgaaaatacttaacatactaattcattaataagaaacccaaacttttaaaaatacaatcatcaaagtaagaaaaaaacttaaaaaacattcatcaattaatgcccttgagttgatcttccgccaccaccgcgagatgtgccaccaccgCGCAgagaggtacttccaccactaaagtttcctccaccacgagaggtacttccaccgcgagatgtagtttgaccaccatgccgtaagggacacttgcacttatcatgaccaacataattgcaaaatgagcattttcgagtgtatctccccggtgcaacatccatttcattatgaatacgcgagtatgcattcttttacgaatttacggataaatgttttatttgcaaccattgaaaatggatccGGTGGCCAATAACTCTCACTACCAAGTGAGTAGAACCTTCCAGCATACgttcttttataattttcaaCCGTATATTCCTCAGCCATGTACGAGGATGCGTTCTTTCCCATtgtgataaaacacttgaaggcatgagaacatggcatgtgatatgattgACACTTGCCGcatgtgcatgttcttggaatctcacaaattgtgtgaACGTTACCTCAtttaccttggtgcacacttgttgtgagttcaaatatgcgctcTGCAGGGTTGTACTCCATCCGGTCATGTTTATGAGCCTTACATTCGTGGTACTCGAACAGTTTTAacggttttggcatccatcttagacCTCTCCGCTCGTACgtgctttggcctcttttgatccatcgacgaaccgctccacaactcgcttaaatgtcattctcaccattgcggtgacgggtAGTCCCCTGCGgatttcaacaagccattgaatgactcggTATTTTTTGTTGTCGCATACCCCATCGCCTACCTTCATCc encodes:
- the LOC132063999 gene encoding uncharacterized protein LOC132063999; this translates as MEMEIVPERGGIGELIQALDQATLMAKQLPTTSDSSQLLQIYSSLHSAHHHLSLFLSQSHHHHPPPQQPHLLPTPSPVLENSVSSAVGGEPMQEDDDDDDVNGTEQNSKSSVDRVEEKLRDCFIRNKRPKRPLSPGSAAAEQRQSYENDFPVLEFDPHGTKLRSLELIYQFHS